A window of Aurantibacillus circumpalustris genomic DNA:
TCTTTTAGAACGCGCGGTAGATATTGCACGCCAGGTAGCACCTACCGATTTGAACGTTGTTATTAATGGTGAAAGTGGAACTGGTAAAGAAGTTTTTCCACAAATAATTCATCAGAACAGTGCGCGCAAACATGGTCCTTATATTGCTGTTAACTGTGGAGCTATACCGGAAGGAACAATAGACAGCGAATTATTCGGTCACGAAAAAGGTGCATTTACAGGAGCTACCGAGGCACGAAAAGGATATTTTGAAGTTGCCAATGGTGGTACAATTTTTTTAGATGAAGTAGGGGAGTTGCCATTAGCAACGCAAGCACGTTTGTTGAGAGTTCTTGAAAGTGGCGAATACATTAAAGTTGGAAGTAGTAAGGTTCAAAAAACAGATGTTCGCGTTGTTGCTGCTACAAACATAAATTTTTATCAAGCTTTAGAAAAAGAAAAATTCAGAGCAGATTTATATTACCGTTTAAATACGGTGCCAATTTATCTGCCGCCATTGCGTGAAAGAAAAGACGACATTCATCTGTTGTTTCGGAAATTCGCAAATGATTTTGCTGCAAAATACAGCATGCCCGTGTTAAGATTGGCACCAGATGCTGAGCAAGTTCTCGTAAATTATTATTGGCCTGGAAATATCCGTCAACTAAAAAATATTGCTGAACAAGTTTCTATTATTGAAAAAAGCAGAGAAATTAATGCGGACACACTTTTAAAATATTTACCGCAATACAATTCAAACAATGTTCCGAGTCTTTTAAAAGCAGATAGCAGTCATTCTGGTTTTGAAAACGATCGTGAAATTATTTTTAAAGTGTTGCGCGATACCAGA
This region includes:
- a CDS encoding sigma-54 interaction domain-containing protein; this translates as MNTQDLKQKFGIIGNNVLLERAVDIARQVAPTDLNVVINGESGTGKEVFPQIIHQNSARKHGPYIAVNCGAIPEGTIDSELFGHEKGAFTGATEARKGYFEVANGGTIFLDEVGELPLATQARLLRVLESGEYIKVGSSKVQKTDVRVVAATNINFYQALEKEKFRADLYYRLNTVPIYLPPLRERKDDIHLLFRKFANDFAAKYSMPVLRLAPDAEQVLVNYYWPGNIRQLKNIAEQVSIIEKSREINADTLLKYLPQYNSNNVPSLLKADSSHSGFENDREIIFKVLRDTRAEINELKKIVFDLMSGDSEKVHTLSNESRQILNRGYDNNDSNGNTGLTIHKSIGSPNNVQQQVIEVEETLSLQDKEIDMIKKALRKHKGKRKNAAKELGISERTLYRKINEYTIEE